Proteins encoded by one window of Hippoglossus hippoglossus isolate fHipHip1 chromosome 15, fHipHip1.pri, whole genome shotgun sequence:
- the anapc1 gene encoding anaphase-promoting complex subunit 1 → MSEVVYEETATMIAAGELQSFVPFGREHCRNHPNAFNLQLRELQPASELWSSDGAAGLVGSLQEVSLQEREKECWQLRKGCMGVRQEDFEFEEELYTAGNVVVWSQGSRTQSSSVYKAFTVDSPVQQALWCNFAVPKNKKDEEEVEQTVCIVQSSCVNVHTVTGKDFISPLPFQVSDVWATKFGLLLERKNSATDTQLPLGEPLPTLFSMLHPLDEIAPVVCKPTGQFEGSRVQYASDSTMKIVFSCSQPSLVVTYDTLQGIHFVWALRKVTNDERSVVLRCPAEPLGTPLGLRASGFLTSHLRNISRLDSPGGSGIAGLGPVIGTSCAVGTGSPLHCSALHSHQSRIMTSSPGLHSRVNSPSISNMAALSRAHSPGMAAPSFSGVSRFNTSFNSPSPRGHHGLLTSPNSTVNETMLVPEMEPIVPDLCMEQLWSETVTAGCHREMSSQASKVFLTSDVCENRYLCFLVESHQQLRCVRFIESNDTSQLIFASVTSIPAKDAEPLQNIDAMLVLEACGSLVLYTGITRVSKVFVPGLLSPTFNLTNHLPHLNTPLENVSTPANAGSRHIQRLDEAAMPSPVSELRGPNIKHHEASFLEDYSFQQAMPYIHALRDPVCNRVTLELNSGTMLRISVPEIATSELVRKCLQAIRIILPKEAAMKVLVKWYNIYNAPGGPSAHAEWNLFVTCFMTLMGYNTERLTWTRNLHFEVPLSPVIAAKKARPSDGGSDEDWDYLLGSHYHRQMNFQPACGPVDSCTVTTEIEGMSFVSSPSSPSLKLDSSAPLFPHIPALFYVLHLLYQELQLDELQRARASSLVCLLQQMARDLQLDEYVDLYWRDYPSLISGFTESCLIDQAMIGQMQHPSFLRAEPPCVLSWLSSCLRGEESPPFPYLPGICQRTRLLVLSYALYIAGDENATSTDVSTYLVKLSAGHKTGASELHYRRQSSVKFKSSSESLAEQLVVWLASEGFTLKDLESVPFGVALPIREAIYRCREQPSSDWSEEVCMLIGRQDLTKQAHKMTLAKSKASVGSGLSLEPPVTTEPDEEEDGMSDIIQEVTGLIWSQDLRVQEVRRLLQSSRPVRVSVVQLPEVSDHEYIEEKENKLLQLCQRTMALPVGRGLFTLFSYHPVPTEPLPVPKLNLTGRAPPRNTTVDLNSGNIDVPPNMTGWPSFHNGVAAGLKIAPASQVDSAWIAYNKPKSPELANEYAGFLMALGLNGHLTKLATLNIHDYLTKGHEMTSIGLILGVSSAKLGTMDMSITRLLSIHIPALLPPTSTELDVPHNVQVAAVIGIGLVYQGTGHRHNAEVLLSEIGRPPGPEMEYCTDRESYSLAAGLALGMVCLGHGSNLIGMTDLNVPEQLYQYMVGGHRRAQAGANRERHKSPSYQIKEGDTINVDVTCPGATLALAMIYLKTNNRSIADWLKPPDTWFLLDFIKPEFLLLRTLARCIIMWDEILPNTEWVKSNIPQIMRGTFDPSEDINMETMAQAQDYITAGACMALGLRFAGSANSDAFDCLYEFARTFMKIMSFAGTAAVQTGYYNLQTGLSMILLAMSMVMSGTGNLKVLQLCRFFHKRTGGEMNYGFHMAHHMALGLLFLGGGRYTLSTSNSAIAALLCALYPHFPAHSTDNRYHLQALRHLAVLAAEPRLLVPVDVDSLKPCYALLEVTYKATKWYDETTVELMAPTMLPELHHLKRVKVKGPRYWELSIDLSKETQHLQSILSRHGVLYVKLRAGQLPYKDDPQGWKSLLASTVNHRNSGVQAFKPEAISTFTSEPALVSFAELFCKASDGMKHREDTLVLFSAMLYECVTQECPEMLPTYIAIEQAVGALRRGDLLQTFPLWQLRLVVELWDGRVLRAAANRHDALLTSEFLPVMKNMVDAALDSWLKDNSSVLRSYLRGEALPKDTQSITLACFLVYRSIPCLRNTHTQLEGCSSLGDLLSRSSRLGIPLRDLLRLVPVLLGSALNPQTMPGFPLHAC, encoded by the exons ATGTCGGAAGTCGTGTATGAAGAGACAGCCACGATGATCGCCGCAGGGGAATTGCAGTCGTTTGTCCCGTTTGGCCGCGAGCACTGCAGGAACCATCCAAATGCCTTCAACCTGCAGCTCAGGGAGCTCCAGCCTGCGTCGGAGCTCTGGTCCTCAGACGGTGCCGCCGGCTTGGTCGGGTCCCTGCAGGAAGTCagtctgcaggagagagaaaag GAATGCTGGCAGCTTAGGAAGGGCTGCATGGGAGTCAGGCAAGAGGACTTTGAGTTCGAAGAAGAGCTCTACACAGCAGGAAATGTGGTCGTCTGGAGTCAGGGAAGTCGGACTCAATCCTCCAGCGTATACAAGGCCTTCACCGTCGACAGCCCAGTGCAACAG GCCTTATGGTGTAACTTTGCTGTTCCTAAGAACAAGAAAGATG aggaggaagtggaacaGACTGTGTGTATCGTCCAGAGTAGCTGTGTCAACGTTCACACCGTGACTGGGAAGGATTTCATCTCACCACTACCGTTCCAG GTCTCAGATGTCTGGGCAACCAAGTTTGGACTTTTGTTGGAACGAAAAAACTCTGCTACCGACACACAGCTCCCCCTGGG GGAACCTCTGCCCACATTGTTCAGCATGCTGCATCCTCTAGACGAGATCGCGCCAGTAGTGTGTAAGCCTACAG GCCAGTTTGAAGGCTCCCGTGTGCAGTACGCGTCTGACTCCACCATGAAGATTGTGTTCAGCTGCTCTCAGCCCTCTTTAGTTGTCACCTATGACACTTTACAGGGAATACACTTTGTATGGGCCCTGCGCAAGGTCACTAATGAT GAGCGGTCTGTGGTCCTGCGGTGTCCGGCAGAGCCACTCGGCACACCGTTGGGTCTGAGGGCCTCAGGTTTCCTGACCTCTCATCTCCGTAACATCTCCCGTCTGGACTCGCCTGGAGGGAGTGGGATAGCTGGGCTCGGTCCTGTGATTGGAACAAG TTGTGCTGTTGGCACGGGCTCCCCGCTCCACTGCAGCGCTCTGCACAGCCACCAGAGCAGGATCATGACGTCCTCACCAGGATTACATTCCCGCGTTAATTCCCCGAGTATATCCAACATGGCTGCCTTAAG CCGCGCCCACTCTCCAGGAATGGCGGCTCCATCCTTCTCAGGGGTTTCTCGCTTCAACACGTCTTTCAACAGCCCGTCACCCAGGGGCCACCATGGCTTGTTAACCTCTCCCAACAGCACGGTCAATGAGACGATGCTGGTGCCAGAGATGGAGCCCATTGTACCTGATCTCTGCATGGAGCAGCTGTGGAGTGAAACGGTCACAGCTGGATGTCACAG GGAGATGAGCAGCCAGGCCTCTAAAGTTTTCCTGACCTCGGATGTCTGTGAGAACCGATACCTCTGTTTCCTAGTGGAATCTCACCAACAGCTCAG atgTGTGAGGTTTATTGAGAGTAATGATACGTCTCAGCTCATCTTTGCCTCCGTCACGTCCATCCCTGCCAAAGATGCAGAACCTTTGCAG AACATAGATGCCATGCTGGTTCTGGAGGCCTGTGGAAGCCTGGTTCTCTACACAGGAATCACCAGG GTCAGCAAGGTGTTTGTCCCCGGGCTCCTGTCGCCCACCTTCAACCTGACCAACCACCTCCCTCATCTCAACACGCCACTGGAGAACGTTAGCACGCCGGCAAACGCTGGCAGCAGGCACATCCAAAGACTGGATGAG GCTGCGATGCCTTCACCAGTGTCAGAGCTGAGGGGTCCAAACATTAAACACCACGAAGCTTCGTTTTTGGAAGATTACTCTTTTCAACAGGCCATGCCCTACATCCATGCTCTCCGGGACCCCGTCTGCAACCGGGTCACTCTG GAACTCAACAGTGGCACAATGCTGAGGATCTCCGTCCCAGAGATCGCTACCTCGGAGCtgg TGAGGAAATGCCTTCAGGCGATTCGTATAATCCTGCCCAAGGAAGCTGCCATGAAG GTTTTGGTGAAGTGGTATAACATCTACAACGCCCCCGGCGGTCCCAGTGCTCATGCAGAGTGGAACCTGTTCGTCACCTGCTTCATGACACTGATGGGCTACAACACTGAGCGCCTTACTTGGACAAGAAAT CTGCATTTTGAAGTGCCTCTCTCTCCCGTGATTGCAGCCAAGAAGGCGCGTCCCTCTGACGGAGGCTCTGATGAG GACTGGGACTATTTGTTGGGGTCTCATTACCACCGTCAGATGAACTTCCAGCCTGCCTGTGGTCCTGTGGACTCCTGTACTGTCACCACAGAAATCGAGGGCATGTCCTTT GTCTCTTCTCCCTCCAGTCCATCACTGAAGCTGGACAGTTCAGCTCCTCTCTTCCCGCACATTCCTGCACTTTTCTACGTCCTCCACCTGCTCtatcaggagctgcagctggacgaGCTGCAGAGAGCAAGAGCCTCGTCGCTGGTGTGCCTGCTGCAGCAGATGGCCAG AGACCTCCAGTTGGATGAATATGTGGATCTATACTGGAGAGACTACCCTTCATTAATTAGTGGCTTCACTGAGAGCTGCCTCATAGACCAGG CCATGATTGGCCAGATGCAGCATCCCTCCTTCCTGAGGGCGGAGCCTCCCTGTGTGTTGAGCTGGCTCAGTAGCtgtctgagaggagaagagagccCACCTTTCCCCTACCTGCCCGGCATCTGTCAGAGGACCCGGCTGCTGGTTCTG AGTTACGCTCTCTACATCGCCGGAGATGAAAATGCCACTTCGACTGATGTGTCCACGTACCTGGTCAAGCTCTCTGCAG gCCACAAGACTGGTGCCAGTGAACTACATTACAGAAG ACAGAGCAGTGTCAAATTCAAGTCTTCCAGTGAGAGTCTGGCTGAGCAGCTGGTGGTGTGGCTCGCCTCAGAAG GTTTCACCCTGAAGGACCTGGAGTCCGTCCCCTTCGGTGTTGCTTTGCCCATCAGAGAGGCCATCTACCGCTGCCGGGAACAGCCGTCTTCTGATTGGTCTGAGGAGGTCTGCATGCTGATTGGGCGACAGGATCTGACCAAACAAGCTCACAAGATGACCCTGGCCAAGAGCAAAGCT TCTGTAGGTTCGGGTCTGTCCTTGGAGCCTCCTGTGACCACAGAGccagatgaggaggaagacgggATGTCGGACATAATTCAAGAG GTTACTGGGCTGATCTGGAGTCAGGATCTGAGGGTCCAGGAGGTCAGGAGGCTCCTGCAGAGTTCCAGACCGGTCCGAGTCAGTGTGGTTCAGCTGCCAGAGGTTTCTGACCACGAGTACAtagaggagaaagagaacaa ACTCCTGCAGCTGTGTCAGAGGACCATGGCTCTCCCAGTCGGCCGAGGCCTCTTCACTCTCTTCTCCTATCATCCTGTACCGACTGAACCTTTGCCTGTCCCCAAACTCAACCTGACAG gtcgAGCTCCTCCGAGGAACACGACGGTGGATCTGAACAGTGGGAACATTGATGTTCCTCCCAATATGACCGGCTGGCCCAGTTTCCATAACGGAGTCGCCGCCGGACTCAAAATAGCTCCAGCTTCACAG gTCGACTCAGCGTGGATCGCCTACAACAAGCCAAAGAGCCCCGAGCTGGCCAATGAGTATGCAGGCTTCCTTATGGCCCTGGGCCTCAATGGACACCTCACCAAGCTGGCTACGCTCAACATACATGACTACCTCACCAAg GGCCATGAAATGACCAGTATCGGGCTCATACTGGGCGTTTCCTCAGCCAAGCTGGGCACCATGGACATGTCAATTACCCGCCTGCTTAGCATACACATCCCTGCCTTGCTCCCACCCACCTCGACTGAGCTGGACGTGCCACACAATGTGCAG GTTGCTGCTGTAATTGGCATCGGGCTGGTGTATCAGGGAACAGGACACCGGCACAACGCTGAGGTCCTGCTGTCTGagatag GCCGCCCCCCTGGTCCAGAGATGGAGTACTGTACAGACAGAGAGTCCTATTCACTCGCTGCGGGACTGGCCCTGGGCATGGTCTGTCTGGGG CATGGCAGTAACCTGATTGGGATGACGGACCTGAATGTCCCTGAGCAGTTGTATCAGTACATGGTGGGGGGCCACCGCAGAGCTCAGGCTGGGGCCAACAGGGAGAGACACAAGTCCCCCAGCTACCAGATCAAG GAAGGTGACACTATCAATGTGGACGTGACGTGTCCAGGGGCCACGCTGGCCCTCGCCATGATTTACCTCAAGACCAACAACAG GTCGattgctgattggctgaaacCTCCAGACACTTGGTTCCTGCTGGATTTCATCAAGCCAGAGTTTCTGCTGCTGAGG ACTCTTGCTCGGTGTATAATCATGTGGGATGAAATCCTCCCTAATACCGAGTGGGTCAAGAGCAACATACCCCAG ATCATGAGGGGGACATTTGACCCTTCAGAGGACATCAACATGGAGACAATGGC cCAAGCCCAAGACTACATCACAGCCGGGGCCTGTATGGCACTGGGCCTACGCTTCGCTGGCTCCGCCAACTCCGATGCGTTCGACTGCCTCTACGAGTTCGCCAGGACCTTCATGAAGATCATGTCCTTTGCTGGTACAGCTGCTGTT CAAACTGGTTATTACAACCTGCAGACCGGTCTGTCCATGATCCTGCTGGCTATGTCCATGGTGATGTCTGGCACCGGGAATCTGAAGGTCCTGCAGCTCTGTCGCTTCTTCCACAAGCGAACTGGCGGCGAGATGAACTACGGCTTCCACATGGCTCATCATATGGCACTGGGCCTGCTCTTCCTGGGAGGGGGCAG GTACACCCTGAGCACCTCCAACTCGGCCATCGCTGCTCTGCTGTGTGCGCTGTACCCACACTTCCCCGCTCACAGTACCGACAACCG CTACCACCTGCAGGCCCTGCGGCACCTGGCCGTGCTGGCTGCTGAGCCGCGTTTGCTGGTCCCTGTGGACGTGGACTCCCTGAAGCCCTGCTACGCCCTATTAGAGGTCACCTACAAG GCGACCAAGTGGTACGATGAGACGACGGTAGAGTTGATGGCCCCCACCATGCTCCCTGAGCTGCACCATCTCAAACGG gtgaaggtgaaggGGCCACGTTACTGGGAACTGTCCATTGATCTcagcaaagaaacacagcaTCTGCA gtCCATCCTCTCTAGACACGGGGTGCTGTATGTAAAACTACGGGCCGGCCAGCTGCCCTACAAAGACGACCCTCAGGGCTGGAAGAGCCTGTTGGCCTCCACCGTCAACCACCGAAACTCCGGAGTCCAAGCCTTCAAG CCTGAAGCCATCTCAACATTCACCTCCGAGCCGGCCCTGGTCTCCTTTGCTGAGCTCTTCTGTAAAGCATCTGATGGAATGAAACAC agggAGGATACTCTGGTGTTGTTCTCGGCCATGTTGTACGAGTGTGTGACACAGGAGTGTCCAGAGATGTTGCCCACATATATCGCTATTGAGCAg GCGGTCGGTGCTCTGCGTCGGGGGGACCTGCTGCAGACCTTCCCCCTTTGGCAGCTGCGTCTGGTGGTGGAGTTGTGGGACGGCAGGGTGCTGCGGGCCGCCGCGAATCGCCACGACGCCCTGCTCACCTCCGAGTTCCTGCCCGTCATGAAGAACATGGTGGATGCAGCGCTGGACAGCTGGCTCAAGG A